The following proteins are co-located in the Catenulispora sp. MAP5-51 genome:
- a CDS encoding GntR family transcriptional regulator — protein sequence MRSAVKRTQAREAILAMVAAMGAGETLPSEHELCQTLGVSRPTLRAAVDELVEEQLLVRRPGRGTFTGPSKVAQPLAPTAGVANSFRVPLSEGVWESRTLIFERATAGARLARALSVSPSEPIVKVERLRIVNGAPLAVERIHVPERHVPAITGDDFQSGSFYQLLHSRYGITMARAAQSIEATVTDERESELLEVPPYSPALLFDVTTRDTRDRIIEYTRAVYRGDRYRIDSDLVFATG from the coding sequence ATGCGATCGGCGGTCAAACGCACCCAAGCCCGTGAGGCGATCCTGGCGATGGTGGCCGCCATGGGCGCCGGCGAGACGCTGCCCTCCGAACACGAGCTCTGCCAGACCCTCGGCGTCTCCCGCCCCACCCTGCGCGCCGCCGTCGACGAACTCGTCGAGGAGCAACTGCTGGTCCGCAGGCCCGGACGCGGCACCTTCACCGGCCCCTCGAAGGTCGCCCAACCGCTGGCCCCGACCGCCGGCGTCGCCAACTCCTTCCGCGTTCCCCTGTCCGAAGGCGTCTGGGAAAGCAGAACCCTGATCTTTGAGCGCGCCACCGCCGGCGCCCGTCTGGCCCGCGCGCTCAGCGTCTCCCCGAGCGAGCCGATCGTGAAGGTGGAACGGCTGCGAATAGTCAACGGCGCACCGCTGGCCGTCGAGCGCATCCACGTCCCGGAACGCCACGTCCCGGCCATCACCGGCGACGACTTCCAATCAGGGTCCTTCTATCAGCTCCTGCACTCCCGCTACGGCATCACGATGGCGCGCGCCGCGCAGTCGATCGAGGCGACCGTCACCGACGAGCGGGAATCCGAACTGCTCGAAGTGCCGCCTTACAGCCCGGCGCTGCTGTTCGACGTGACCACTCGGGACACGCGCGACCGGATCATCGAGTACACGCGCGCGGTCTATCGGGGCGACCGGTATCGGATCGACTCAGATCTCGTGTTCGCCACGGGCTGA